A window of Brevibacterium ihuae contains these coding sequences:
- a CDS encoding RecQ family ATP-dependent DNA helicase, translated as MDSALGTQALAALRELTGRQDAAFHPGQFEAIEALVAGRRRALVVQRTGWGKSAVYFVAAKLLRASGRGPSLIISPLLALMRDQVEAAARAGVHAVTLNSSNVTEWDSVLADLGAGAVDVLLISPERLTNPKFRDHVLGDLLTEVGMIVVDEAHCISDWGHDFRPDYRRIGALLAVLPGDLPVLATTATANARVVDDVADQLGTDTLVIRGPLSRASLRLGVAPVRPPSVRIAWLAEHLGDLTGSGIIYTLTVAAAQDTARALRDSGWDVAAYTGGTDPEERERLEGDLKANRLKALVATSALGMGFDKPDLGFVVHLGAPSSPVAYYQQVGRAGRATESADVLLLPGAEDEDIWEYFATASMPEEDDATAVLAALADAGGAPLSVPRLETLVGVRRSRLDLLLKTLQVDGAVDRVAGGFVSTGRGWTYDAERYANVAAARRREAAAMLDYEAAAGCRMRFLAEQLDDPEAADCGRCDTCAGQWWSDAVSESGRTAARSVLSAVGLPVEPRVSWPTGLPSIGVELKGRIPEGERSEVGRVVARLTDLGPGQLLREFLDPGAEDRPVPSDIGKHCVRVLADWNWDTRPEVVVAVPNARRPATVASLAAELARVGRLEDAGPLIARRAAGSPDVNSAFRVRDVHDAFAVSPELAAAVDGRTVLLVDDEIVSRWTMTAAARELRRAGAAAVLPFALALRA; from the coding sequence ATGGACAGCGCACTCGGCACCCAGGCCCTCGCCGCACTGCGGGAGCTCACCGGACGGCAGGACGCCGCCTTCCATCCGGGGCAGTTCGAGGCGATCGAGGCGCTCGTGGCCGGGCGACGTCGCGCGCTCGTCGTCCAGCGCACCGGGTGGGGCAAGTCCGCGGTCTACTTCGTCGCGGCGAAGCTCCTCCGCGCCTCAGGCCGCGGTCCCTCCCTCATCATCTCCCCGCTGCTTGCGCTCATGCGCGACCAGGTCGAGGCCGCCGCCCGCGCCGGTGTGCACGCGGTGACCCTGAATTCCTCCAACGTCACCGAATGGGACTCGGTGCTCGCGGACCTCGGCGCCGGTGCCGTGGACGTCCTCCTCATCTCCCCGGAGCGTCTCACCAATCCGAAGTTCCGCGACCACGTGCTCGGAGACCTGCTCACCGAGGTGGGGATGATCGTCGTCGACGAGGCCCACTGCATCTCCGACTGGGGCCACGACTTCCGCCCGGACTACCGGCGCATCGGTGCCCTGCTGGCGGTTCTGCCGGGGGATCTCCCCGTCCTCGCGACCACGGCGACGGCCAACGCGCGGGTGGTCGACGATGTCGCCGACCAGCTCGGCACCGACACCCTCGTCATCCGCGGACCCCTGTCGCGGGCCTCGCTGCGCCTCGGTGTCGCACCCGTCCGCCCGCCGAGCGTACGCATCGCGTGGCTCGCCGAGCACCTCGGCGATCTCACCGGCTCCGGCATCATCTACACGCTCACCGTCGCCGCCGCGCAGGACACCGCCCGTGCCCTGCGCGACTCCGGGTGGGACGTCGCCGCGTACACCGGCGGCACGGATCCGGAGGAGCGGGAGCGGCTCGAGGGCGACCTCAAGGCGAACCGGCTCAAGGCGCTCGTCGCGACCTCGGCCCTGGGGATGGGCTTCGACAAGCCCGACCTCGGATTCGTCGTCCACCTGGGTGCACCCTCCTCGCCCGTGGCGTACTACCAGCAGGTCGGCCGTGCCGGCCGCGCCACCGAGTCCGCCGATGTCCTGCTGCTGCCCGGTGCGGAGGACGAGGACATCTGGGAGTACTTCGCGACGGCCTCGATGCCGGAGGAGGATGACGCGACCGCCGTGCTCGCGGCGCTCGCGGATGCCGGCGGCGCACCCCTGTCGGTTCCCCGTCTCGAGACCCTCGTCGGGGTCAGGCGGTCCCGCCTCGATCTCCTGCTCAAGACTCTCCAGGTCGACGGCGCGGTCGACCGGGTGGCCGGCGGCTTCGTCTCCACCGGACGCGGGTGGACCTACGACGCGGAGCGCTATGCGAACGTCGCGGCCGCCCGGAGGCGCGAGGCCGCAGCGATGCTCGACTACGAGGCCGCCGCCGGCTGCCGCATGCGCTTCCTCGCCGAACAGCTTGACGATCCGGAGGCCGCGGACTGCGGGCGGTGCGACACCTGCGCGGGTCAGTGGTGGTCGGATGCGGTGTCCGAATCCGGTCGCACGGCCGCCCGCTCGGTGCTCAGTGCCGTCGGACTGCCGGTGGAGCCCCGGGTGTCCTGGCCGACGGGACTGCCGTCGATCGGCGTCGAGCTCAAGGGCCGGATCCCGGAGGGGGAGCGGAGCGAGGTCGGTCGAGTCGTCGCCCGGCTCACCGACCTCGGTCCCGGTCAGCTCCTCCGCGAGTTCCTCGACCCCGGTGCGGAGGACCGGCCCGTGCCGTCGGACATCGGGAAGCACTGCGTCCGCGTGCTCGCCGACTGGAACTGGGACACCCGCCCTGAAGTCGTCGTCGCGGTCCCCAACGCACGCCGTCCCGCGACGGTCGCCTCGCTCGCCGCGGAGCTCGCGCGCGTCGGTCGGCTCGAGGACGCCGGCCCGCTGATCGCCCGCCGGGCGGCCGGCAGTCCCGACGTCAACAGCGCATTCCGGGTGCGCGACGTCCACGACGCCTTCGCGGTGAGCCCTGAGCTCGCCGCCGCGGTGGACGGCCGCACGGTGCTGCTCGTCGACGACGAGATCGTCTCCCGCTGGACGATGACCGCGGCCGCCCGAGAGCTCCGTCGCGCCGGGGCCGCCGCCGTCCTGCCCTTCGCACTCGCCCTGCGCGCCTGA
- a CDS encoding DUF2218 domain-containing protein, giving the protein MTDTDTRPVVSTAHVTTDRPGRYAKQLVSHMGRKTQAAWDPETGKGTIEFADGAVLATLTDRADSLDIEITAPADSVERFEGVVGRHLVRFGSRDELVCTWTRSDGSPGTEQRHTGDEG; this is encoded by the coding sequence ATGACCGACACCGACACCCGCCCGGTCGTCTCGACCGCGCATGTCACGACCGATCGCCCCGGCCGCTACGCCAAGCAGCTCGTGTCCCACATGGGCCGGAAGACCCAGGCCGCCTGGGACCCGGAGACCGGGAAGGGCACGATCGAGTTCGCCGACGGCGCCGTCCTCGCAACCCTCACCGACCGCGCCGACTCGCTCGACATCGAGATCACCGCCCCGGCGGACTCCGTCGAGCGCTTCGAGGGGGTCGTCGGTCGGCACCTCGTGCGGTTCGGCAGCCGCGACGAGCTCGTGTGCACCTGGACGCGATCGGACGGCTCGCCGGGCACCGAGCAGCGCCACACCGGCGACGAGGGCTGA
- a CDS encoding TRAP transporter permease, producing the protein MSHNPQPLAEAEVVDQETLEKYDRESRTRDVDTTFLKWPVTIVAVGLSVYHVWTALLGTPPTLVHRSIHVAAILVLAFAIYRPYQKEKRHTIPWFDWILIAASASVAIYLATNYETIVARGGRFETIDVVMGGVLLFVVLEGARRLTGWILPALAILFVLYDYYGRSMPGLFRHRGYDFDTILNFMLTTTEGVYSTAVGVSSTYIFLFILFGAFLQRSGMGQFFNDIALALAGQTRGGPAKVAVIASGFLGSINGSAIANVVTTGAFTIPLMKKIGYKPNFAGGVEASASVGGQILPPIMGAAAFIMAETLGIPYRTIALVAIVPALLYYLGIIAQVHLRATRLGLKGISRENLPLVWDVIKERGHLLIPLAYLLYMLFFSGFTILFAAVTTVFVTVAVAMLRKTTRMGFGDIIGALRDGAVTAVSVAVACACVGIIVGVATQTGFGVKLANAIVTIGGGFLLPTLIMTALACIILGMGLPSIPAYIITATMAAPALTQLGVEPLAAHLFVFYFGLFANITPPVALAAFAAAGLSGGDPMRTGFAAMKLALAGYVVPFVFVYNPVLLMQDVQVLEAVQVVFTATVGVLLLAVAAEGFLMVVVPWVVRIALVAGSILFLTPDGLLDLIGIGVLVLSIGAIVVMAKKQGELSLRNI; encoded by the coding sequence ATGAGCCACAATCCGCAGCCCCTCGCCGAGGCCGAGGTCGTCGACCAGGAGACGCTGGAGAAGTACGACCGCGAATCCCGCACCCGCGACGTCGACACGACGTTCCTCAAGTGGCCGGTGACGATCGTGGCCGTCGGCCTGTCGGTCTACCACGTGTGGACCGCGCTGCTCGGCACCCCGCCCACCCTCGTCCACCGCAGCATCCACGTCGCCGCGATCCTCGTCCTCGCATTCGCGATCTACCGCCCGTACCAGAAGGAGAAGCGCCACACCATCCCGTGGTTCGACTGGATCCTCATCGCCGCCTCGGCCTCGGTGGCGATCTATCTCGCGACGAACTACGAGACGATCGTCGCGCGCGGGGGACGGTTCGAGACCATCGACGTCGTCATGGGCGGCGTCCTCCTCTTCGTCGTTCTCGAAGGCGCCCGGCGGCTCACCGGCTGGATCCTGCCCGCGCTCGCGATCCTCTTCGTCCTCTACGACTACTACGGGCGGTCCATGCCGGGCCTGTTCCGGCACCGCGGCTACGACTTCGACACGATCCTCAACTTCATGCTCACCACTACCGAGGGCGTGTACTCCACGGCCGTCGGCGTGTCCTCGACCTACATCTTCCTCTTCATCCTGTTCGGCGCGTTCCTCCAGCGGTCGGGCATGGGACAGTTCTTCAACGACATCGCCCTCGCGCTCGCCGGCCAGACGCGCGGCGGGCCGGCGAAGGTCGCCGTCATCGCCTCGGGCTTCCTCGGCTCGATCAACGGTTCCGCGATCGCCAACGTTGTCACCACCGGCGCCTTCACCATCCCGCTCATGAAGAAGATCGGGTACAAGCCGAACTTCGCCGGCGGAGTCGAAGCCTCGGCCTCGGTCGGCGGGCAGATCCTGCCCCCGATTATGGGTGCCGCGGCCTTCATCATGGCCGAGACGCTGGGCATCCCGTATCGGACGATCGCCCTCGTCGCGATCGTGCCGGCGCTGCTGTACTACCTCGGCATCATCGCGCAGGTGCACCTCCGGGCCACCCGACTGGGCCTCAAGGGGATCTCGCGGGAGAACCTGCCGCTCGTCTGGGACGTCATCAAGGAGCGCGGCCACCTCCTCATCCCGCTCGCGTACCTTCTCTACATGCTGTTCTTCAGCGGCTTCACGATCCTCTTCGCCGCGGTCACCACGGTCTTCGTCACGGTCGCCGTCGCGATGCTCCGGAAGACCACCCGGATGGGCTTCGGCGACATCATCGGCGCGCTCCGCGACGGTGCGGTCACCGCGGTGTCCGTCGCGGTCGCCTGTGCCTGCGTGGGCATCATCGTCGGCGTCGCGACGCAGACCGGATTCGGCGTCAAGCTCGCGAACGCGATCGTGACGATCGGCGGCGGTTTCCTCCTGCCGACCCTCATCATGACCGCACTCGCCTGCATCATCCTCGGCATGGGACTGCCGTCGATCCCGGCCTACATCATCACCGCGACGATGGCGGCCCCCGCCCTCACCCAGCTCGGCGTCGAACCGCTCGCCGCCCACCTGTTCGTGTTCTACTTCGGACTGTTCGCCAATATCACCCCGCCGGTCGCGCTCGCGGCCTTCGCGGCGGCGGGCCTGTCCGGGGGCGATCCCATGCGCACCGGATTCGCCGCCATGAAGCTCGCGCTCGCGGGCTACGTGGTGCCGTTCGTGTTCGTCTACAACCCGGTGCTCCTCATGCAGGACGTCCAGGTGCTCGAGGCGGTCCAGGTGGTCTTCACGGCGACCGTCGGCGTGCTCCTCCTCGCCGTCGCGGCGGAGGGATTCCTCATGGTCGTCGTCCCGTGGGTGGTGCGCATCGCACTCGTCGCGGGCTCGATCCTCTTCCTCACCCCGGACGGACTCCTCGATCTCATCGGGATCGGCGTCCTCGTGCTGTCCATCGGCGCCATCGTGGTCATGGCGAAGAAGCAGGGCGAGCTCTCGCTGCGGAACATCTGA
- a CDS encoding DUF1850 domain-containing protein gives MIARRGVLAWALALPFLTSATPVTALVVREQRPGSREFARIPVADGDVLTFSWIHSVDGTPWTEYYRVAGRTLVLDCTEMSLTGAGTPSGAPEVSYSGDQTRMCGLDLTFDAVRWIHSHRVDHRITLGDTLLIAPQAVPHHCRVEMAVV, from the coding sequence GTGATCGCCCGTCGCGGGGTGCTGGCGTGGGCGCTCGCACTTCCGTTCCTCACCTCGGCGACCCCGGTCACCGCTCTCGTCGTCCGGGAGCAGCGGCCGGGATCGCGGGAGTTCGCCCGGATCCCGGTGGCCGACGGCGACGTCCTCACGTTCTCGTGGATCCATTCCGTCGACGGCACCCCGTGGACGGAGTACTACCGGGTCGCCGGTCGCACCCTCGTCCTCGACTGCACCGAGATGAGCCTGACCGGGGCGGGCACTCCGTCCGGGGCACCGGAGGTCTCCTACTCCGGGGATCAGACCCGGATGTGCGGACTCGATCTCACCTTCGACGCAGTGCGCTGGATCCACTCCCACCGCGTCGACCATCGCATCACCCTGGGCGACACCCTGCTCATCGCCCCGCAAGCCGTTCCGCATCACTGCCGCGTCGAGATGGCAGTCGTCTGA
- a CDS encoding TAXI family TRAP transporter solute-binding subunit, producing MRTRNTLLTAGLASAALVLSACGGGSGGGGGGSAEGEGDLGTEFITIATGGSSGVYYQVGAGMSELLASELGSDTSVQATGASVENITLLTDGGAEVAFAMADATTQALEGAGPFEESGAVDSLPAIANLYDQYLQLITVEGSGIESVEDLAGKRVSVGDINSGVELNARTVVDAYGMSYDDFTADYLSYAEAIDQMKNGQVDAAFVTSGLPNSAVTDLSTTEDVKVVPITGEGRENLLNDYDYFGEGEVPADVYDTAEAAETLTIPNLLLASPELSEDAVYEITQAIFDNIDQIHATHNAANDITLENATNVTVTDIHPGAQRYYDEAGS from the coding sequence ATGCGCACTCGGAACACACTTCTCACCGCCGGCCTGGCCTCGGCCGCACTCGTCCTCTCCGCCTGCGGAGGTGGCAGCGGCGGCGGAGGCGGCGGATCCGCAGAGGGCGAGGGCGACCTCGGCACCGAGTTCATCACCATCGCGACCGGCGGCTCCTCCGGCGTCTACTACCAGGTGGGCGCCGGGATGTCGGAGCTGCTCGCGAGCGAGCTCGGATCCGACACCTCCGTGCAGGCCACCGGCGCCTCGGTCGAGAACATCACCCTCCTCACCGACGGCGGCGCCGAGGTGGCCTTCGCGATGGCCGATGCGACCACCCAGGCGCTCGAGGGTGCCGGACCGTTCGAGGAGAGCGGAGCGGTCGACTCGCTGCCGGCCATCGCCAACCTCTACGACCAGTACCTCCAGCTCATCACCGTCGAAGGCAGCGGCATCGAATCCGTCGAGGACCTCGCGGGCAAGCGGGTGTCGGTCGGCGACATCAACTCCGGTGTCGAGCTCAACGCCCGCACGGTCGTCGACGCGTACGGCATGAGCTACGACGACTTCACCGCCGACTACCTGTCCTACGCCGAGGCGATCGATCAGATGAAGAACGGCCAGGTCGATGCCGCGTTCGTCACCAGCGGTCTGCCGAACTCCGCGGTCACCGACCTGTCGACCACCGAGGACGTCAAGGTCGTGCCGATCACCGGCGAGGGCCGGGAGAACCTCCTCAACGACTACGACTACTTCGGCGAGGGCGAGGTGCCCGCGGACGTCTATGACACCGCAGAGGCCGCCGAGACCCTCACCATCCCGAACCTGCTGCTCGCCAGTCCGGAGCTCAGCGAGGATGCGGTCTACGAGATCACCCAGGCGATCTTCGACAACATCGATCAGATCCACGCGACGCACAATGCGGCGAACGACATCACGCTCGAGAACGCCACGAACGTCACCGTCACCGACATCCATCCGGGTGCCCAGCGCTACTACGACGAAGCCGGCAGCTGA
- the ribD gene encoding bifunctional diaminohydroxyphosphoribosylaminopyrimidine deaminase/5-amino-6-(5-phosphoribosylamino)uracil reductase RibD, with protein sequence MDADRTVFSFPETQAMRAALASALRGVRGANPLVGAAVLGADGTVVTGWHRGAGTPHAEVDAVLRARAEGMDLAAATVLVTLEPCSHTGRRGPCAEFLAAAGARRVVHAIDDPNPAAAGGAAVLRDRGVEVARGLLADEARDLNARWLSAQHERRPFVTLKIAQSLDGRIAAADGTSRWITSAGARAHAHAIRERVDAILVGTGTALADDPRLTARDADGRPAGRQPVPVVLGERDLAPGSHLAGDPSARHLRTRDPRAALRTLRTEGIGHVLVEGGAHVAGAFLAADLVDELHLYTAPILLDTFQRLVPAAAPPPSSDPVRSAAERPHAVRSLQGPGPTSDPPLTLAPASTRH encoded by the coding sequence ATGGACGCAGACCGGACGGTTTTCTCGTTCCCGGAGACGCAGGCGATGCGCGCCGCGCTCGCATCCGCACTGCGCGGAGTGCGCGGCGCGAACCCGCTCGTCGGCGCCGCCGTGCTCGGAGCGGACGGCACCGTGGTCACCGGCTGGCACCGGGGCGCCGGCACCCCGCACGCCGAGGTCGACGCCGTGCTCCGCGCTCGCGCCGAGGGCATGGATCTCGCCGCGGCCACAGTCCTCGTCACGCTCGAGCCGTGCAGCCACACCGGCCGCCGCGGGCCCTGTGCGGAGTTCCTCGCCGCAGCCGGGGCGCGCCGGGTCGTCCACGCGATCGACGATCCCAACCCCGCCGCCGCCGGCGGCGCAGCCGTGCTCCGGGACCGCGGCGTCGAGGTGGCCCGCGGGCTCCTCGCCGACGAGGCCCGGGACCTCAACGCGCGCTGGCTCTCCGCCCAGCACGAGCGCCGGCCGTTCGTCACCCTCAAGATCGCCCAGAGCCTCGACGGCCGGATCGCGGCCGCGGACGGGACGAGCCGCTGGATCACCTCGGCCGGGGCCCGGGCACATGCGCACGCGATCCGGGAACGGGTCGACGCGATCCTCGTCGGCACCGGCACTGCGCTCGCCGATGACCCGCGGCTCACCGCGCGCGATGCCGACGGCCGACCGGCCGGGAGGCAGCCGGTGCCGGTGGTGCTCGGCGAGCGCGACCTCGCCCCCGGATCCCACCTCGCCGGTGACCCCTCCGCCCGCCACCTGCGCACCCGGGACCCCCGTGCGGCGCTGCGCACGCTGCGCACCGAGGGGATCGGCCACGTCCTCGTCGAGGGCGGGGCGCACGTCGCCGGGGCATTCCTCGCCGCCGACCTCGTCGACGAGCTCCACCTCTACACCGCCCCGATCCTGCTCGACACCTTCCAGCGCCTCGTGCCCGCCGCGGCGCCGCCACCGTCGTCCGATCCGGTGAGGTCCGCCGCGGAGAGGCCGCACGCCGTCCGGAGCCTGCAGGGCCCCGGACCGACGAGCGACCCGCCGCTCACCCTCGCACCCGCCTCGACCCGCCACTGA
- a CDS encoding riboflavin synthase has protein sequence MFTGIIESLGTVTGVELRADGGFALLTVEAGLLVADLPRGGSLAVNGVCLTAVPDTAPEPAGPDGTDSSGVGSGGTGSGTFSAEVIGETLERTTLGRLAVSDRVNLERCMPAGGRFDGHVVQGHVDGVGTISRFDDAGGWVRMRVDLPADLARYTAEKGSIALDGTSLTLTAVSEPGESPAWIEVGLIPATLEQTGFGTATVGRPVNVEVDVLAKYAERLLGFTAARTEGAAR, from the coding sequence ATGTTCACCGGAATCATCGAATCCCTCGGCACCGTCACCGGTGTCGAGCTGCGCGCCGACGGAGGATTCGCCCTCCTCACCGTCGAGGCCGGGCTGCTCGTCGCCGACCTGCCGCGCGGCGGATCGCTCGCAGTCAACGGCGTGTGCCTCACCGCCGTGCCGGACACCGCCCCCGAACCCGCCGGCCCGGACGGGACCGATTCGAGCGGAGTCGGGTCGGGCGGGACCGGTTCGGGGACCTTCTCCGCCGAGGTCATCGGCGAGACCCTCGAGCGCACCACCCTCGGCCGGCTCGCCGTCAGCGATCGGGTGAACCTCGAGCGCTGCATGCCGGCGGGCGGGCGGTTCGACGGGCACGTCGTACAGGGCCACGTCGACGGCGTCGGGACGATCAGTCGGTTCGACGACGCCGGCGGCTGGGTGCGGATGCGCGTCGACCTGCCCGCGGACCTCGCCCGCTATACCGCGGAGAAGGGGTCGATCGCGCTCGACGGCACGAGCCTCACCCTCACCGCGGTGAGTGAGCCCGGGGAGTCGCCCGCCTGGATCGAGGTCGGGCTCATCCCCGCCACCCTCGAGCAAACGGGATTCGGCACCGCGACCGTCGGCCGTCCGGTCAACGTCGAGGTCGATGTGCTCGCCAAGTACGCCGAGCGCCTGCTCGGCTTCACCGCAGCCCGCACGGAAGGAGCGGCACGATGA
- the ribB gene encoding 3,4-dihydroxy-2-butanone-4-phosphate synthase produces the protein MTPSVQDPAPAPESLHRALGTIDAAIAEVRAGRPIIVVDDEDRENEGDLVMAAELATPEWMGFLIRYTSGVICTPLTAERARQLDLPPMAATNEDPKGTAYTVSCDAIEGTSTGISAADRALTARVLAEARPRAAAISRPGHIFPLVAKDGGVRERPGHTEAGVEFSRLAGLEPVSVIAEIVHDDGSMMRLGALLDFGAEHGLVTVSIADLITWLDGRDTGEHQGAAPAETSGPPALPEARAGEPVTLPTPYGRFLTRTWTVDGVEHLTIESLGPVPTPGRGGGAAGALAESAAADTSAPLVRLHSECLTGDVFGSHRCDCGEQLHAALRRIAAEGGVVVYLRDHEGRGIGLANKLAAYALQEQGADTVDANRTLGFDDDARSYESAAAILTGLGLGRVRLLTNNPGKVAALTALGIEVTDREPIEVPVRPENAQYMETKRVRMHHVLTAGTTDERRVG, from the coding sequence ATGACCCCGTCCGTCCAGGATCCCGCACCGGCCCCGGAGTCGCTGCATCGCGCGCTCGGCACGATCGACGCCGCGATCGCCGAGGTCCGCGCCGGTCGGCCGATCATCGTCGTCGACGACGAGGACCGGGAGAACGAGGGCGATCTCGTCATGGCCGCCGAGCTCGCGACCCCGGAGTGGATGGGCTTCCTCATCCGCTACACCTCCGGGGTGATCTGCACGCCGCTCACCGCCGAGCGCGCGCGGCAGCTCGACCTGCCGCCGATGGCCGCGACGAACGAGGACCCCAAGGGCACCGCCTACACCGTGTCCTGCGATGCGATCGAGGGGACGAGCACCGGGATCAGCGCGGCCGACCGGGCGCTCACCGCCCGCGTGCTCGCCGAGGCCCGGCCCCGGGCCGCCGCGATCTCCCGCCCCGGGCACATCTTCCCGCTCGTCGCCAAGGACGGCGGCGTGCGTGAGCGTCCCGGGCACACCGAGGCCGGGGTCGAGTTCTCGCGCCTCGCCGGCCTCGAGCCGGTGTCCGTCATCGCCGAGATCGTCCACGACGACGGCTCGATGATGCGGCTGGGCGCACTCCTCGACTTCGGGGCGGAGCACGGACTCGTCACCGTGTCGATCGCCGATCTCATCACTTGGCTCGACGGCCGGGATACCGGGGAGCATCAGGGTGCGGCGCCGGCGGAGACCAGCGGCCCCCCGGCCCTTCCCGAGGCGCGCGCGGGCGAGCCGGTCACCCTCCCCACGCCGTACGGCCGCTTCCTCACCCGCACCTGGACCGTCGACGGGGTCGAGCACCTCACCATCGAGTCCCTCGGCCCGGTGCCGACCCCCGGGCGGGGCGGCGGGGCGGCGGGAGCCCTCGCTGAGAGCGCGGCAGCCGACACCTCGGCCCCGCTCGTGCGGCTCCATTCGGAATGCCTCACCGGCGACGTGTTCGGCTCGCACCGCTGCGACTGCGGCGAGCAGCTCCACGCCGCGCTGCGCCGGATCGCCGCCGAGGGCGGGGTCGTCGTCTACCTCCGCGACCACGAGGGGCGCGGGATCGGCCTGGCGAACAAGCTCGCGGCCTATGCGCTCCAGGAGCAGGGTGCCGACACCGTGGACGCGAACCGCACGCTCGGCTTCGACGACGACGCGCGCAGCTACGAGTCGGCAGCGGCGATCCTCACCGGTCTCGGCCTGGGCCGGGTCCGGCTGCTGACGAACAATCCCGGGAAGGTCGCCGCACTCACCGCGCTCGGGATCGAGGTCACGGACCGCGAGCCGATCGAGGTCCCGGTCCGGCCGGAGAACGCACAGTACATGGAGACCAAACGGGTGCGCATGCACCACGTGCTCACCGCGGGCACGACCGATGAGAGGAGAGTGGGCTGA
- the ribH gene encoding 6,7-dimethyl-8-ribityllumazine synthase has translation MAQHGAPDLAPEKDSGLTMAIVASSWHGEVMDGLIAGARRAADEAGIEAALVRVPGSFELPVVAQRLAGAYDAVVALGVVIRGGTPHFDFVCAAATDGLTRVALDTGTPVGFGLLTCDTDEQARDRAGLPGSQEDKGYEAATAALATAHTLRTLP, from the coding sequence ATGGCTCAGCACGGAGCACCGGACCTGGCGCCGGAGAAGGACAGCGGCCTGACGATGGCGATCGTCGCTTCGTCGTGGCACGGCGAGGTCATGGACGGCCTCATCGCCGGTGCCCGGCGAGCCGCGGACGAGGCGGGGATCGAGGCCGCGCTCGTGCGGGTGCCCGGCAGCTTCGAGCTGCCGGTGGTCGCCCAGCGCCTCGCCGGCGCGTACGACGCGGTGGTGGCGCTCGGCGTCGTGATCCGCGGCGGCACACCCCACTTCGACTTCGTGTGCGCCGCGGCCACCGACGGCCTCACCCGGGTCGCGCTCGACACCGGCACCCCGGTGGGGTTCGGGCTGCTCACCTGCGACACCGACGAGCAGGCGCGCGACCGCGCGGGACTCCCCGGTTCGCAGGAGGACAAGGGCTACGAGGCGGCCACCGCGGCGCTCGCTACCGCCCACACCCTCCGCACCCTCCCCTGA
- a CDS encoding hydrolase: MSTWQPEDVTLCATCGVETAVPVPEVCPICADERQFVPRAGQEWTSRDRLAVEGFSVGVREVETGLYAIRVEPRLGIGQTCYLACTADGNLLFDVPPHIDAEAVAAVADLGGVAAIVASHPHMYGVQLEWSAAFDDAPVYVSRADAGWVQRRHRGAAASSGAGTSSDAAAARGPIVEYDGQIEPLPGVVVRQVGGHFAGSSIAVWRSPDDGAGVFLGGDTISPVVRTGWVTFMRSFPNYLPLSAAVVRRMADTVADLDFDRMYGNFGQRLLSGGQAAVEESAQRYIAWVSGEFDHLT, encoded by the coding sequence ATGAGCACCTGGCAGCCCGAGGACGTCACTCTGTGTGCGACCTGCGGCGTGGAGACGGCGGTGCCCGTGCCCGAGGTGTGCCCGATATGCGCCGACGAGCGCCAGTTCGTGCCCCGCGCCGGCCAGGAGTGGACGAGCCGCGACCGGCTCGCGGTCGAGGGGTTCTCCGTGGGGGTGCGCGAGGTCGAGACCGGGCTGTACGCGATCCGGGTGGAGCCGCGGCTGGGGATCGGGCAGACCTGCTACCTCGCCTGCACCGCGGACGGAAACCTGCTCTTCGACGTGCCGCCCCATATCGACGCCGAGGCTGTGGCCGCGGTGGCGGACCTCGGCGGGGTGGCGGCGATCGTGGCGAGCCATCCGCACATGTACGGCGTGCAGCTCGAGTGGAGCGCGGCGTTCGACGATGCCCCGGTGTACGTGTCGCGCGCCGATGCGGGCTGGGTGCAGCGCCGGCACCGAGGGGCGGCTGCCTCCTCGGGCGCGGGCACCTCCTCGGACGCGGCCGCGGCGCGCGGGCCGATCGTCGAGTACGACGGGCAGATCGAGCCCCTTCCCGGCGTCGTCGTCCGCCAGGTCGGCGGGCACTTCGCGGGCAGCTCGATCGCGGTGTGGCGCTCGCCGGACGACGGGGCGGGGGTGTTCCTCGGCGGCGACACCATCAGCCCGGTCGTGCGGACCGGGTGGGTGACGTTCATGCGGAGCTTCCCCAACTACCTGCCGCTGTCGGCCGCCGTGGTGCGGCGCATGGCAGACACGGTCGCCGACCTCGACTTCGACCGGATGTACGGGAACTTCGGCCAGCGCCTCCTCTCCGGCGGGCAGGCCGCCGTCGAGGAATCGGCCCAGCGCTACATCGCATGGGTCTCCGGCGAGTTCGACCACCTCACCTGA